In bacterium, the DNA window AGGGGTCACTTCAAGCACGGCACAGCGGCCGCTCCGCCGTAGGTCCGCCGGGAGGGCATCGCCGAGGCGGGGGTCCGGAGCTGCCGTCAGTTCACGGAACTCGAGTCCGACACGCGCGGCGCGCGCCCGGGCCAGATGGGTGGGGTGGAGCCATCCTCGAGCGATCAGCGCCTGCAGTGGGTCCTCGGTGTCTAGTCGCTCCGCTTCATCCCATTGTTCGACGGTAATGTACTCGCGGCCGATAAGGATGTCACGAAGGGATCGTCCAAGATCGCCGTTGGCAGAAGAGTGTGGGCTCATCAGCGTGAAGGGGGGAGTGACGCGAACTCGCGCTACTCCCCCGCTAACCTCCTCCCGGTCAGGTTACTTGCACGTGACGCCGACGGTCGTCGGCGTTCCGGCCGCTCCGAGATCGACAGTTCCGTGGATCGGGTCCATGCAGAGCACATGGGTATTGCCGCCGGTGGCCTGGGCCACAATTGTGAACGTGGCTGGCGTCGTGGTATTGATCGGCTCGTACGTCCAACTCGATGTGATGATGTTTGCCGCGGCCGTGGTGGGCGGCAAGTTGCTGGCGCCCGCGGTGGCAAGGTCGGTCACAAGGCCGGCCCAACTAGTCGCGCCGGTATTGGCTGTCGCGGCGACGTTCGCTGAATCGGTCGGGAACGCGCCAGTGGCTGACGCGGACTCGGAGGAGATCATCCCCGTGTACACCTGCTGCATCAGTTCATC includes these proteins:
- a CDS encoding type II secretion system protein, whose amino-acid sequence is MFQLLSRRLHDRRRGFTLIELVVAMAVVLILGSVAYATYIGQVANARTAALDELMQQVYTGMISSESASATGAFPTDSANVAATANTGATSWAGLVTDLATAGASNLPPTTAAANIITSSWTYEPINTTTPATFTIVAQATGGNTHVLCMDPIHGTVDLGAAGTPTTVGVTCK